GGGTCTTCCGCAACATCGCCGGGCCCGGCTGGTCGCGGCAGCTCAACGGCGATCCGATCAACGACTTCGAGGTCCTCAAGGCAGCGGCGGCCGACAACGAGTCCATCATGAACTGGTGGAAGGACAACGTCGGGGACCTCGACGCGCCCGAGGCCGAGGCGGCGCGCCTGCAGAGCTGGCCGGACGGCTTCGCCTACCCGCTGACGTTCTCCGGCGACTACCTCCTCGAGGTCGGTCCCGATATGTTCTGATTGTCCGGGGGGAGCTCCGGATTCAGGGCCGTGGGTGAAGGTCGATGGGGGTGACGTGGATGCGGCCGGTGGCGCCGCGCACCTCGTAGCCGTAGACCCGATACACGCCGCTGGTGCCGGGCTTGGGCTCGGTGCTCGCCGGGGCGCCGACGATCCGGACGCCGTCGAGCTCTCGATCGTCGCTGCGGTGGAGGTGGCCGTGAGCGATCAGCCGGACCCCGCCGAGCGCGCAGAGGTGGCGCAGGGTCACCCGGTCGACATCGGGGACCTCGTGCCCCCAGCGGGAGAGCGGCCCGTAGTGCTCGGCGCCGCGGCGAGCGCGGGGGAGGTTGGGGCTGTGGTGCATCAGGAGGATCTTGGCCGGGCAGGCGGCCACCTCCGGCTGCCGCAGGAGGCGCACCAGGCGCCGGGTCTGGCGGTTGCCGATCCGCCCGATGGCGTTGACCACGCCGTTGCCGTTCCCGGCGTTGTTGGAGTCCAGGCCGATGAGGGCCAGGCGGCCGGGCTCGAGGAACTCCACCCAGGGGAAGAGGGTCTGCTTGCGGGGCCGGCCGAGGCAGACGCCCGCCCGCATCCTCTCGAGGTCCTCGCCCATGAGGCGGGAGCGCTCGCCGATCCTGGGGGCCCCGAGGTGGCAGACGTCGTGGTTGCCCGGGACGAGGCGGACGCGGCGCTTCAGGCCTGCCTCCCCTACGGCCGCCCAGAAGACCTCCCAGGCCTCGCGGTC
The DNA window shown above is from Deltaproteobacteria bacterium and carries:
- a CDS encoding metallophosphoesterase; translation: MARPRPIRLVHLSDLHLTASDEDSRSEPRLFGKLQGMNATFRALLREEPVQSADWILVTGDVTDRGDREAWEVFWAAVGEAGLKRRVRLVPGNHDVCHLGAPRIGERSRLMGEDLERMRAGVCLGRPRKQTLFPWVEFLEPGRLALIGLDSNNAGNGNGVVNAIGRIGNRQTRRLVRLLRQPEVAACPAKILLMHHSPNLPRARRGAEHYGPLSRWGHEVPDVDRVTLRHLCALGGVRLIAHGHLHRSDDRELDGVRIVGAPASTEPKPGTSGVYRVYGYEVRGATGRIHVTPIDLHPRP